The Humidesulfovibrio mexicanus DNA window ACTCCTACCCCTTCAGCAACACGCTGGTCATGCGCCTGGTGGACGCGAAGGGTGCGGCGCTGTTCGAGCGCGAGTATTACTCCCCCGGCGGCGGCTTCTTCGCCTGGAAAGGCCAGCCCCCGGCCAAGCGCGGCACGCCTCGGCACGTGTTCGGCAACATGGCGGAGTTCCGCAAGCTGGCCAAGGACACGGGCAAGCCCCTGCACCAGCTGATGCTTGAGAACGAGATGGACATTCTGGGCGTGGGCGAGGCCGAGGTTTTCAAACACCTGGACATGGTCCTGAAGACCATGGCCGACGGCGTGGACCTGGGCCTGTCCGAAACCGGGCTTCTGCCCGGCCCCTTCGAGATGCACCGCAAGGCCAGGGTGCTCTTCGACAAGGCCCGGGCCATGGGCGAGGCCGACGGCTTCATGCAGCGGGTCAGCAGCTACGCCATCGCGGTGAGCGAGGGCAACGCGGCGGGCCGTCTGGCGGTCACCGCGCCCACCTTGGGCTCGGCGGGCACCATGCCCGCGCTGGTGTACGTGATGCAGAACGAGCTGAAACTTCCGCGGGACGCCATGCGCAAGGGCATGCTGGCGGCCGGGCTGGTGGGCCTTTTGTGCAAGACCAACGCCAGCGTGGCCGGGGCCGAGGTGGGCTGCCAGGGCGAGATCGGCGTGGCCTCGGCCATGGCCGCGGCCATGATGGCCTATGCCACCGGGGCCGACCTTGCCGCCACGGAGCTTGCCGCCACCATCGCCCTGGAGCACCACCTGGGCATGAGCTGCGACCCCGTGGGCGGTTTCGTGCTCATTCCCTGCATCGAGCGCAACGCCTTTGGCGCGCTCAAGGCGTACAACGCCGCGCTTATGGCCAAGAGCGAGATTGTGGAGCAGCACTGGGAGGACCTGGACCGTGTGGTGGCCGCCATGCTGGAGACAGGCAAGGCCCTGCCGCCGCAGTTCCGCGAGATGGGCACCGCCGGACTCGGCGTGACCATGGTGGACTGCTAGGGACGGCCGCGTCCCATCGGATTCAGGGAGGGCTTCGGCCCTCCTTTTTTTCGGTTAGGGCTGGGCGTTCAGAAAGTCGTCCACCAGCCGCGCCAGCGTACGCGGCTCCTGGTGCATCATCCAGTGCCCGCCCTGGGGCACCAGCTCCAGGCGCGCGCCGTGCGCGGCCTGCGCCTGGACGCGCACGTCCTCGGCCGGGCACACCCAGTCCGCCTCGCCCGCCAGGAACAGGGCCGGAACGCGCAGGTCCGGCAGACGTTCGGCAACGCCGGGCCAGGCGCAAAGAGCCGCGTACTGCCGGACGGCCATGCCTTCGGGCAGGGGCGCGGGGCGCGGCAGCTCGGCCCAGACCTCCGGATGCGCGGCGGCCCAGTCCTGCGGGAACAGTGCGGCCTTGAGCTCCTGGGGCGACATGGCGAACATGCGGTCCAGCACGGGTTTCACCGCCGCTCCGGAAAGCGGCGGGGCGTAGAGGGCCAGCGCGGCCACGCGCTCGGGTCGGGCCAGGGCCAGCTCCAAAGCCACGCCGCCGCCCATGGACCAGCCCAGCACATCGGCCTTTGCGATGCCCAGATGCTCCAGAAGACGCGCCGCGTCCCGGGCCATTGTGGGCAGGTCCACGGGCGCGCCTGGGGGCAGCCCGGCGGCCGCGCCCATGCCCCGGTTCTCCATGACCACGACCCTGCGCCCGGCGTTCAGGCCGCGCAGGAACTGGCGGTCCCAGCCCTCGCCCGTCATGGCGAAGCCGGTGAGCAGCAGCAGGGGCCGGGCGGTCTCCTCGCCCGGCGGCGCGGGCAGGTCGCGCCAGGCCAGGAGCACGCCGTCCAGGCGCGCTGTGGCGGCCTGGGGCAGGGTGTCTTGGCCCGGCGTGAGGTCAGCGCCGCTGCGGCCGTTTGGCGCGGCGCACCCGGCCGCCAGCCCGGCCAGGCCGACCAGCAGAACCAGCAGCAGGGCCATGTACCGCAGGGGCGACAGCAGGGCTGGCGGGACGCGGGGCGAACAGGGTATTGCTGCGGGCATGAAACCTCCGGGTTGGGCGGGCGCGCGACCGTGCGGACGCCTGCCCCCAGCCTAATCCCGAAGCCGCCGCGTCGCAAGGCTGCCGCACGCGGTCAGGGGTGCGGCGGGGGGTTTTTGCGCAGGCCGTGCGCAAAAAATACCCATCGTAGTGCATGGCCAGGCCAGCCTCGCCTCTGCCTGCGAACGTTTTCCGTGGCTTGCGTCCTGGCATGGGCCTTGCTTTGTGATAGCGTATGCTGATGCTGTATTGATCGTTCCTGCCAACCGCCAACCTCCGGGAGGGGAAAGACCATGAAGAAGTTCGCGCTGAGCATGATTGTCGTCCTGGCCAGCACTGCCTTCGCCTTTGCCGCCGCCAAAACCGGCGACATCACCGTGGACAGCCAGGTGGGCCGGGTGACCAACGTGGCCTCGGGCCAGAACGTGGAGGCCAAGACCAACGTGCATTCCGTTGATGTGAAGGACGGCGCCAAGACCGGCGACATCACCATCAAGGGCAAGGCCGGGACCGTGACCAACGTGGGCAGCGGGCACAACGTCAAGGCCGAAACCAACGTCGGCAGCGTCAAGGTCGGCGGCAAGTAGCCAGCCTTGGAATTCGGCTTTCAGGGGGGGCGGCGGGCGCGGGCCTGCCGCCCTTTTTTGTTTTAGCAGTTCACCTGCCGCACGGTGCTGCCGCCCTTGCCCGGCCTCCCCGGCAGCACGTCGATGCGTGCGTCGATGCGCTCCTTGAGCTCGGCCACGTGGGAGATGACGCCGATGAGCCTGCCCGCGCCGTGCAGCTCGGCCAGGGTGCGCAGGGCGTCCTCCAGGGTGTCGCCGTCCAGCGCGCCAAAGCCCTCGTCGATGAAGATGCAGTCCAGCCTGCGGCCGCCCTGCTGGGCCATGACCACATCGGACAGGCCCAGGGCCAGGGCCAGGGAGGCCAGGAAGGACTCCCCGCCGGACAGGGTGGAGGCGGGCCGCGCCTCGCCGCTGTGGGCGTCCACCACGTCCAGGTCCAGGCCGCCTGTGCTGCGGGCGTCGCGCGTGGCCTCGGAGCGCACCAGCCGGTACCTGCCCCGGCTCATGCGGCCCAGCCGCTGCGAGGCCGCGCGGGCCACCTCCTCGAACAGCGCGGCCAGCACGTAGCGCTGCAGGGTCATCCTGCGGGGATTGTCCCCGGCGGCGATGTCCGCCAGCCTGCCCACCACGCGGTAATTTTCCTCCAGTTCGCGGGTTCGCGCGGCCTTTTCGCCGATGGCGTTGAGCGCCTCGCCCAGGTCCTGGACCTGGGTGGACAGCTCGCCCAGTTCGCGGTTCAGGGCGTCCAGCTCCGCAGCGGCGCGCTCCTGCGCGGCGTTCAGGGCGGCCATGTCCGGCCGGGTCTTGCCCTGGCAGGCGGCCGTGGCCCGGTCCAGACGGTCGCGGGCGGCGGCCAGGGCCTGGCCGTGCCGCGCGGCGGCCTCTTGCAGGGCCTCGGCCTGCTGGCGGGGCAGCTTGGCCTCCTCATATTCCCGGCGGGTGTAGAAGCCGGATTCCAGCAGCCGCCGCTCGAAATCCTGGCGCTGTCCGGCCAACAGGGCCAAGGCCTCCTCGTGGCCTTGCCAGAGCCCGCCGCGTTGGCCCCGGCTTGTGCCGAGCCGCGTGTCCAGAGCGTTCAGGGCGTCCTGGGCCGTGCGGAAGTCCGCCTCGGCCTTGGGGATGGCCCGCGCCAGCTCGTCCAGGCGGGCCTGGACCGCCGCGGCGTCGCCGTCAGCTCCCTGTGCGTCCGCTTCGGAACGCAGGCGTTCCAGCAGGGCGCGCGCCCCGGCCAGGGCCTGGGCGGACCCGGCGTGGGCGGCCTGGGCCGCGTCCCGGCGTGCAAGGGCCTCCGGACGCCTGGCCGCAAGTTCCTCGCGCGCGGCGCGGCAGCGCTCCAGGCGCTCCTGCCCCACGTTGAGGGCGGAGGCGCGTTCCCTGGCCTGCGCCAGCCGCCGGGACAGCTCTTCGGCCGGCATTGCGGCGGCCTCGCCCAGGGACTCTCGGCAGTGGGCCAGGCCGCTCTCCAGCCGGGCGGCCAGGGTGCGGGCCGCATCCACCGCCGCGCGGGCGGACTCAAGGGCCTTTTCGGCGCGGGCCTCTGCGGCCTCGGCCTTCTCCAGGGCGGCGCGGTCCGGCAGAGCCCCCGCCCCGGCGGCCGGGCCCGGATGCTCGGTGGATCCGCACACCGGGCAGGGCTGGCCCTGGACCAGGGTGGCGGCCAGCAGCGCCGCGCGGCCGTGCAGCAGGGCCTGCTGGGCCTCCTGCCGGGCGCGCCTGGCCTGCCCCAGGGCGGCTTCGGCCTCGGCGTGACCGGCCTGGGCCTGGGCCAGCCCGGCTTCGGCGCGGGACTGCTTGCGGGTCAGCTCGTCCAGCTGCGCGCGCTGCCCGGTCTGGGCCTCCAGGCGCGAAATCTCCATGTCCAGGCGCGCGGCCTCGGCCCCGAGCCCGGAAAGCCCCTCGGCCTCGCGCCGCAGTTCCTCCAGCCGCTGGTCCAGGGCGGACAGCTCCTGCTCCGCCTTGGCGGCGGCCGTGGACGCGGCGGCCTCCCCGGACTCGGCCTGGCGCACCCGCCCGGCGGCGGCGTTGCGCTCGCGCAGGCGCGCCAGCCCTGCGGCCAGGCGCTCGCGCTCGGCCGCCAGCTCCGGCACGCGCAGGCGCGCGGCCTCGGCCCGGGTCAGCGCCTCCTGGGCCTGGGCGCGGCGCGCCTCCAGCTCCGCAAGCTCCCGGTCCAGGCGCGCCAGCTCCGCCAGCCGTCCGGATGCGGCGCGCTCCCCCTGGGCGATGGCCGCCTCAAGGTCCGCGTGCTCCAGGGCTTTCACAGCGCGTTCCGCCCGTCGCGCCTGGGCCTGGGCCTCGGTCTGGCGCGCGGCCAGAGCGTCCAGGGCCTCGCCGGCCTGGGCGCGCTCCAGGAATTCGCGCTCCACGGCCTGCCCCCGGGCCAGGGCCGCCTGGGCCTCGGCCTGGGCCAGGCGCAGGCCGTCGCGCCCGGCTTCGCGCTCTCCGCGTCGGGCCAGGGCTGCGGCCAGACGCTCCTCCAGCTCCCCGACCCCGTGCGCGCCCTTGGCCGAGAGGATGGCCTCCATGCCCGCGCCAAGCTCGGACAGCTGCCGCTCCAGCGCGTTGCGGCGGGCCTTGAGGGCCTCCTCCACCAGGCGGTAGCGCCCGGCCCCGAAGAGCTTGCGCAGGATCTTCTCCTTTTCGTCACTTTTGGCCAGCAGCAGGCGGCGGAACTCGCCCTGGGGCAGCACCATCACCTGCCGGAACTGCTCGCTGGTGAAGCCGATGAGCTCCTCCACGCGCTGGTTCACGTCCGTCACCTTGCCCAGGCGCTCGCCCAGCACCGCGCCATCGGCATCGAGCTCCCAGAGCCCCGCGCTGTGCTTGCGCTCCACGTCCTTCCCGCGCGAGCGCACCAGCTGCGTGGGTTTGCGCTCCACCAGGAAGCGCCGTCCGGCCACCTCGAAGACGAGGGACACTACGCACTCGTCCTCTGGCCGGGCCTGCTGCGAGCGCAGGAAACGGTCGCTCTGCTTCTCGCGCGCCTCGCCGCTGGCCTTGCCGTAGAGGGCGAAGCACAGGCCGTCGAGCAGCGAGGTCTTGCCCGCGCCCGTGGGGCCGTTGATGAGCAGGAACTGCGCGTCGCCGCCGCGCGCGAAGTCCACGCGCACCTCCCCGGCAAAGGGGCCGAAGGCCCGCAAGGTCAGGTGCAGGGGCCTCATGGCCGCACCTCGCCTTCCGTGTCGGCCCCGTCTGCCGGATGCTCCGCGCCGCCTGCGTCCGCCGCGTCGGCCTCGGCCATGTCCTGGCGCAGCATTTCGTCCACCACGGCGCGCAGCACGCGCTCCTCGCCGGGTTCCGGCTCCTGGCCGGACACGTGCAGGTAGAACCCGCGCACGATCTCCCACTCCGTCTTGCCCGTGAGGTCGATGCCGCCCTGCTCTCCCGCGTCCTCGCCGTAGGCCGCGCGGGTGATGGTGAGCGCGTTGGGATAGGCCTCGCGCAGCCTGGGCGCGTAGTCGAAGAGCGCCCCCCGGTCCGTGAGGTGGATCCACAGGTAGTCGTCGCGGCCGGGGTCGGCCGGGGCGGCCTTCAGCAGGGCGTGCAGGGAGCCCTCCAGCCTGCGCAGCTCGCGCCGGGGAGTGAGGGGCGCAAGCTCGCGGGTGAAGGAGCCGTCCGCGCCCAGGTCATACAGGGCGGCGCATTTTGCGTGGTCGGTCTCGGAAAAGGAGTACTTGAGCGGGCTGCCCGCGTAGAAGATCGTGGGGGCCACCTGCTGCGGCCGGTGCAGATGCCCCAGCAGGGTGAGGGAGTACGGAGCAAAGCGCGCGGGGTTCACCTGGCAGGCCCCGCCGATGGACAGCGGCCGTTCGGAGTCCGAGGGCGCGCCGCCCAGGGCGAAGCAGTGGGCCAGGCACACGCTGCGGCCGGGCGCGGGGGGCAGGGCGGCCAGCACGCGGCCCAGGGCCTCGTCGAAGTCGCCCGTGGGCAGGTCGTCCTCGCGCTCCTTGAGCAGCACGGGCGAGACGTAGGGCAGGGGCAGGAAGCGCACCGGGCCGTGGGCGTCGTTGAGGACCACGGGCCGCACGGGCTCGGGCAGGCCCGGCGCGATGTGGATGCCGCCCGCCTGGAGCAGCCTGCCGCCAAAGGCCAGGCGTTCGGCGCTGTCGTGGTTGCCGGGAGTGATGATGACGGGCAGGCGCAGGTCCAGGGCCAGGCGCGAAAGAAACTCGTCCATGAGCTGCGTGGCCGCCACGGGCGGGATGGCTCGGTCATACAC harbors:
- a CDS encoding AAA family ATPase, whose protein sequence is MRPLHLTLRAFGPFAGEVRVDFARGGDAQFLLINGPTGAGKTSLLDGLCFALYGKASGEAREKQSDRFLRSQQARPEDECVVSLVFEVAGRRFLVERKPTQLVRSRGKDVERKHSAGLWELDADGAVLGERLGKVTDVNQRVEELIGFTSEQFRQVMVLPQGEFRRLLLAKSDEKEKILRKLFGAGRYRLVEEALKARRNALERQLSELGAGMEAILSAKGAHGVGELEERLAAALARRGEREAGRDGLRLAQAEAQAALARGQAVEREFLERAQAGEALDALAARQTEAQAQARRAERAVKALEHADLEAAIAQGERAASGRLAELARLDRELAELEARRAQAQEALTRAEAARLRVPELAAERERLAAGLARLRERNAAAGRVRQAESGEAAASTAAAKAEQELSALDQRLEELRREAEGLSGLGAEAARLDMEISRLEAQTGQRAQLDELTRKQSRAEAGLAQAQAGHAEAEAALGQARRARQEAQQALLHGRAALLAATLVQGQPCPVCGSTEHPGPAAGAGALPDRAALEKAEAAEARAEKALESARAAVDAARTLAARLESGLAHCRESLGEAAAMPAEELSRRLAQARERASALNVGQERLERCRAAREELAARRPEALARRDAAQAAHAGSAQALAGARALLERLRSEADAQGADGDAAAVQARLDELARAIPKAEADFRTAQDALNALDTRLGTSRGQRGGLWQGHEEALALLAGQRQDFERRLLESGFYTRREYEEAKLPRQQAEALQEAAARHGQALAAARDRLDRATAACQGKTRPDMAALNAAQERAAAELDALNRELGELSTQVQDLGEALNAIGEKAARTRELEENYRVVGRLADIAAGDNPRRMTLQRYVLAALFEEVARAASQRLGRMSRGRYRLVRSEATRDARSTGGLDLDVVDAHSGEARPASTLSGGESFLASLALALGLSDVVMAQQGGRRLDCIFIDEGFGALDGDTLEDALRTLAELHGAGRLIGVISHVAELKERIDARIDVLPGRPGKGGSTVRQVNC
- a CDS encoding L-serine ammonia-lyase, translating into MDRRDFLKVAAFSTLGLGLTCTGTPALARGIPAKAFPGGGPGRCFVLPKNQVVVPLLDLFKIGPGPSSSHTLAPLRIASNFRETVAALPKDVLARAERFEAHLYGSLSATGRGHRTDRAVLAGLLGQKPETCDPKVMDALADEKAVFPTVIGGKAFRIAHSVVVWDAVEHSYPFSNTLVMRLVDAKGAALFEREYYSPGGGFFAWKGQPPAKRGTPRHVFGNMAEFRKLAKDTGKPLHQLMLENEMDILGVGEAEVFKHLDMVLKTMADGVDLGLSETGLLPGPFEMHRKARVLFDKARAMGEADGFMQRVSSYAIAVSEGNAAGRLAVTAPTLGSAGTMPALVYVMQNELKLPRDAMRKGMLAAGLVGLLCKTNASVAGAEVGCQGEIGVASAMAAAMMAYATGADLAATELAATIALEHHLGMSCDPVGGFVLIPCIERNAFGALKAYNAALMAKSEIVEQHWEDLDRVVAAMLETGKALPPQFREMGTAGLGVTMVDC
- a CDS encoding exonuclease SbcCD subunit D, giving the protein MRILHLADLHLGKLVHEVSMTDDQAHVLEQALLLAREGRADVVVITGDVYDRAIPPVAATQLMDEFLSRLALDLRLPVIITPGNHDSAERLAFGGRLLQAGGIHIAPGLPEPVRPVVLNDAHGPVRFLPLPYVSPVLLKEREDDLPTGDFDEALGRVLAALPPAPGRSVCLAHCFALGGAPSDSERPLSIGGACQVNPARFAPYSLTLLGHLHRPQQVAPTIFYAGSPLKYSFSETDHAKCAALYDLGADGSFTRELAPLTPRRELRRLEGSLHALLKAAPADPGRDDYLWIHLTDRGALFDYAPRLREAYPNALTITRAAYGEDAGEQGGIDLTGKTEWEIVRGFYLHVSGQEPEPGEERVLRAVVDEMLRQDMAEADAADAGGAEHPADGADTEGEVRP
- a CDS encoding alpha/beta fold hydrolase, with protein sequence MPAAIPCSPRVPPALLSPLRYMALLLVLLVGLAGLAAGCAAPNGRSGADLTPGQDTLPQAATARLDGVLLAWRDLPAPPGEETARPLLLLTGFAMTGEGWDRQFLRGLNAGRRVVVMENRGMGAAAGLPPGAPVDLPTMARDAARLLEHLGIAKADVLGWSMGGGVALELALARPERVAALALYAPPLSGAAVKPVLDRMFAMSPQELKAALFPQDWAAAHPEVWAELPRPAPLPEGMAVRQYAALCAWPGVAERLPDLRVPALFLAGEADWVCPAEDVRVQAQAAHGARLELVPQGGHWMMHQEPRTLARLVDDFLNAQP